The Xylanibacillus composti genome window below encodes:
- a CDS encoding acyl-CoA dehydrogenase family protein, whose amino-acid sequence MKFQDLPALDDKLAMMDELARRFAERASAADEENRFVYENIEDLKQSGYTSLTVPAEYGGQDISLYEMVRLQEKIAEGDGSTSLSIGWHMGIMKNLAEKKMWEEGLFAHICGEVLNGALLNGASTERQTGSPTRGGKPQTTAKLEGGEWIISGRKTFTTMSPVLDYFIVSAAIADSDDKAGFLVPRKVAGLHIEETWDSIAMRGSGSHDLVLDKVRIPKHYLVERFDKGSRRANGWLLHIPACYMGIAQAAQSYAVSFAKSYSPNSIEGSIIDLPNVQQKIGEMELELMSVRTFLYEVARRWDESSDDERERLSPALGAVKLKVTNTAIHVVDLAMRVVGARSLSAANPLQRYYRDVRAGLHNPPMDDTTIQLLARHASDRHDG is encoded by the coding sequence ATGAAATTTCAAGACTTGCCCGCCCTTGACGACAAGCTGGCTATGATGGATGAGCTTGCGCGAAGGTTCGCTGAAAGGGCGTCTGCAGCCGATGAGGAAAACCGCTTTGTCTATGAGAACATCGAAGACTTGAAGCAATCGGGCTACACCTCACTGACGGTTCCGGCGGAATACGGCGGTCAGGATATCTCGCTATATGAGATGGTGCGGCTCCAAGAGAAGATCGCGGAGGGGGACGGCTCGACCTCTCTTTCGATAGGCTGGCATATGGGCATTATGAAAAACTTGGCGGAAAAGAAAATGTGGGAGGAGGGGCTGTTCGCGCATATTTGCGGAGAGGTGCTGAACGGCGCTCTGCTGAATGGCGCATCGACCGAGCGGCAGACCGGAAGTCCTACGCGGGGCGGCAAGCCCCAGACAACCGCAAAGCTGGAAGGGGGCGAGTGGATCATCAGCGGAAGGAAGACGTTCACCACCATGTCTCCGGTTCTGGATTACTTTATCGTGAGCGCGGCAATCGCGGACAGCGACGACAAGGCGGGCTTTCTTGTGCCGAGGAAGGTCGCTGGCTTGCATATAGAGGAAACCTGGGACAGCATCGCCATGCGGGGCAGCGGCAGCCATGATCTGGTATTGGATAAGGTGCGGATTCCGAAGCATTATCTGGTAGAGCGCTTTGACAAAGGATCGCGTCGGGCGAACGGCTGGCTGCTGCATATTCCGGCCTGCTATATGGGCATTGCCCAAGCAGCCCAATCGTATGCAGTGTCATTCGCGAAGTCCTATTCGCCGAATAGCATTGAGGGCAGCATCATTGACCTGCCGAACGTACAGCAGAAGATCGGCGAGATGGAGCTGGAGCTGATGAGCGTCCGCACCTTCTTGTACGAGGTGGCCCGCAGGTGGGATGAAAGCTCCGACGACGAACGCGAGCGGCTGTCGCCTGCTTTAGGCGCGGTGAAGCTGAAGGTGACGAACACAGCGATCCACGTTGTCGATCTGGCAATGCGCGTGGTCGGCGCCCGCAGCCTGTCGGCGGCCAATCCGCTGCAGCGCTATTATCGCGATGTCCGGGCAGGCCTGCACAATCCGCCGATGGATGATACAACGATTCAGCTGCTTGCCCGACATGCAAGCGATAGGCACGATGGCTGA
- a CDS encoding hybrid sensor histidine kinase/response regulator — protein sequence MEKRNVVNMLLAMMMVVFPIFGFIYIHQDHVRQPQAQSGWMDLRSSQLHAGTVRLDGEWEFYSGQLLMPEDFEPAPDSGRAAPANGMLVTVPGAWNRYLNEAGEGTGYGTFRLRVMLPEAKEAVYGVHTTNIRMANRIFVNGHEAGSSGMPDTEPNGKLQGNIPYTGFVPINDDYAEIIVQVSNYIYSTGGMIGTLQFGEAKAIQNSRERAVYADVLTVASLVIPAGYFLALYRLRREERSLLFLGMFSFGAVIYVLTHGEKLIDLLIPSLDYGLVIRMQWISSALIYYFLLRYIDLALPGAVHRPVLLLVRLSTVAFIGIGIAVPTLTFSSWEGMVITCGLLVIGYVIMRMLPRLGTRQSHVFLTSVSVLSIIVIIVLHMMSLLGRPQFAALIPFEMFFFVAAQALLHAKRFAETTKESEELSQRLLTLDGLKDEFLAKTSHELRTPLHGIINMAYSLQQGAAGPVSAAQAAQLSLVASTGRRLALLVEDILDFSKLKHGELILHRQAVHLPSVAQSVVDVVALLQTRKEVRLVQDWPNGLPLVQADENRLRQILFNLLGNAVKFTERGTIHLQAEHEGAFVRVSVTDTGIGIARDKQEQIFQAYDQSGSSGAGLREYEGTGLGLSIAKQLVELNGGKIWVESELGKGAAFHFTIPVAAAEPVEAEEAVMEKAPLLADDTGAAPFIANPPKEEREGEPAHVLLVDDDPVNVQVLVNLLSLDGIRTTATASAEEAWLALSEAGPSLDLVIADWMMPDVSGLALCERIRERFSLSELPVLLLTAKNRPADIQTAFHAGVNDYLSKPVDADELRARVKTLLDMRRSAQASLRSQMAFLQAQIKPHFLYNALNTIISFCPVHPDKAMELLVDLSRFLRSSFAFHNTDQLIRLEKEMELVEAYLSLEKARFEERLDFELEVGSSQWVLIPPLSIQPIVKNAIVHGLMKRAAGGRVKVSVKESEDEVHVCVEDNGIGMRKELVRQVQFEHGSGRSVGLKNIQKRLLALNSTGLHITSSEERGTSVQFSLPKAGRRPPIEKGWREGPHESDID from the coding sequence ATGGAGAAGCGAAATGTAGTCAATATGCTGCTGGCTATGATGATGGTGGTCTTTCCTATATTCGGCTTCATTTACATTCATCAAGACCACGTAAGGCAGCCCCAAGCGCAAAGCGGCTGGATGGACTTAAGAAGTTCGCAGTTGCATGCTGGAACAGTACGACTCGATGGGGAGTGGGAGTTTTACAGCGGCCAGCTGTTGATGCCGGAAGATTTCGAACCAGCCCCGGACAGCGGTCGGGCAGCACCAGCCAACGGGATGCTGGTGACCGTGCCTGGAGCCTGGAATCGTTATCTAAATGAGGCTGGCGAAGGAACCGGGTACGGGACATTTCGGCTGAGGGTTATGCTTCCTGAGGCGAAAGAAGCTGTATACGGCGTTCATACGACGAATATCCGCATGGCCAATCGGATTTTTGTCAACGGCCATGAGGCGGGCTCCAGCGGTATGCCGGACACAGAACCGAACGGCAAGCTTCAGGGCAACATTCCCTACACGGGCTTTGTTCCGATAAACGACGATTACGCGGAAATCATCGTACAGGTGTCCAACTACATATACAGTACGGGCGGCATGATCGGTACGCTTCAGTTCGGGGAAGCGAAGGCGATTCAGAACAGCAGAGAAAGGGCTGTATACGCTGATGTGCTGACCGTAGCCAGCCTGGTCATCCCGGCAGGCTACTTCCTTGCGCTATACCGGCTTCGGAGAGAAGAACGATCGCTCCTGTTTTTGGGGATGTTCAGTTTTGGGGCAGTTATATATGTATTGACCCATGGAGAGAAGCTCATCGATCTCCTGATTCCTTCCTTGGATTACGGCTTGGTCATCCGCATGCAGTGGATTTCCTCGGCGCTGATCTATTATTTTTTGTTGCGCTACATTGATTTGGCCTTGCCGGGGGCGGTACATAGGCCGGTGCTCCTCCTTGTCCGGCTGTCGACCGTGGCATTCATTGGAATCGGAATTGCGGTGCCGACGCTCACATTCTCTAGCTGGGAAGGAATGGTGATCACCTGCGGCCTGCTGGTAATCGGGTATGTGATCATGCGCATGCTGCCTCGTCTGGGAACCCGCCAAAGTCATGTCTTTCTTACATCGGTCAGCGTACTGAGCATCATCGTTATCATTGTGCTTCATATGATGAGCTTGCTGGGCAGGCCCCAATTCGCGGCGCTCATTCCCTTCGAAATGTTTTTCTTCGTAGCAGCGCAGGCGCTACTGCACGCGAAGCGCTTCGCAGAAACCACGAAGGAATCGGAGGAGCTGTCGCAGCGTCTGCTCACATTGGACGGACTTAAAGATGAGTTTCTTGCCAAGACTTCCCACGAGCTTCGAACGCCTCTGCACGGCATTATCAATATGGCTTACTCCTTGCAGCAGGGGGCGGCCGGACCGGTATCGGCAGCGCAGGCAGCGCAATTGTCCCTGGTGGCCTCTACAGGCAGGCGGTTGGCGTTGTTGGTTGAGGATATTCTTGATTTCTCCAAGCTTAAGCATGGGGAGCTCATCCTGCATCGGCAAGCTGTGCATTTGCCGTCGGTTGCCCAGTCCGTGGTGGATGTAGTGGCGCTGCTGCAGACGAGGAAGGAGGTCCGTTTGGTTCAGGATTGGCCGAACGGGCTGCCCTTGGTGCAGGCGGACGAAAATCGGCTCCGGCAGATTTTGTTCAATCTGCTCGGGAATGCCGTGAAATTCACAGAACGAGGAACGATTCACCTGCAGGCGGAGCACGAGGGAGCGTTCGTCCGCGTCTCCGTGACCGATACTGGCATCGGCATTGCGCGCGATAAGCAGGAGCAGATTTTTCAGGCCTATGACCAGAGCGGTTCGAGCGGTGCAGGACTCCGCGAATATGAGGGTACAGGTCTGGGGCTCAGCATTGCCAAGCAGCTCGTCGAGTTGAACGGCGGGAAGATTTGGGTGGAGTCCGAGCTGGGCAAGGGCGCTGCCTTTCATTTCACAATACCGGTAGCGGCAGCGGAGCCTGTCGAAGCCGAGGAAGCGGTTATGGAGAAGGCGCCTTTGCTTGCCGACGATACGGGGGCAGCCCCGTTCATCGCCAATCCCCCGAAGGAAGAACGGGAAGGAGAGCCAGCGCATGTGCTTCTTGTCGACGATGATCCGGTCAATGTACAGGTGCTGGTCAATTTGCTTTCTCTGGACGGCATCCGCACTACAGCGACTGCCAGTGCCGAAGAAGCGTGGCTGGCACTCTCGGAAGCCGGTCCTTCGCTTGATTTGGTCATCGCCGATTGGATGATGCCGGATGTGTCGGGACTTGCTCTTTGCGAGAGGATTAGAGAACGTTTCTCCTTGTCAGAGCTCCCCGTACTGCTGCTGACGGCGAAGAACCGTCCTGCGGATATACAGACCGCGTTCCATGCCGGCGTCAATGACTATTTGAGCAAGCCGGTCGATGCGGATGAGCTGCGGGCGCGCGTCAAGACCTTATTGGACATGCGTCGGTCCGCACAAGCTTCGCTGCGGTCGCAAATGGCATTCCTGCAAGCGCAGATCAAGCCGCATTTTCTTTACAATGCTCTGAATACCATCATTTCGTTCTGTCCGGTTCATCCGGACAAGGCCATGGAGCTGCTTGTGGATCTCAGCCGGTTTTTGCGCAGCAGCTTTGCCTTCCACAATACGGACCAACTGATTCGGCTGGAAAAGGAAATGGAGCTGGTGGAAGCATACTTGTCCCTGGAAAAAGCGAGGTTCGAAGAACGGCTTGATTTCGAGCTGGAGGTGGGCAGCAGCCAGTGGGTTCTGATCCCGCCGCTTTCCATTCAGCCGATCGTGAAGAATGCCATCGTGCACGGTTTGATGAAACGCGCAGCGGGGGGCAGGGTGAAAGTCTCCGTTAAAGAGTCGGAGGATGAGGTCCACGTGTGCGTAGAGGATAACGGGATCGGCATGCGGAAGGAACTGGTTCGGCAGGTGCAATTTGAACATGGCTCCGGCCGCAGTGTTGGCTTGAAAAATATTCAGAAGCGTTTGTTGGCGTTGAACAGTACCGGGTTGCATATTACCAGCAGCGAGGAGCGGGGAACAAGTGTCCAGTTTTCCCTGCCCAAGGCCGGTCGTCGGCCGCCAATAGAGAAAGGCTGGAGGGAAGGTCCGCATGAAAGCGATATTGATTGA
- the katX gene encoding catalase KatX: MNESHEPTSQPESTDTLTNRQGHPVTDNQNVRTVGNRGPTTLENYDFLEKISHFDRERIPERVVHARGAGAHGYFEAYGTVGDEPISKYTRAKLFQEKGKRTPVFARFSTVTHASGSPETLRDPRGFALKFYTEDGNWDLVGNNLKVFFIRDPLKFPDLIHAFKPDPVTNVQDGERIFDFISQSPEAMHMITFLFSPWGIPANYRHMQGSGVHAYRWVNEEGKAVLVKYHFEPKQGIKNLTQQEAEYIQGKNFNVATQDLYEAIERGDYPEWEMYVQIMSDEEHPELDFDPLDPTKLWYKEDYPWLPVGKLVLNRNPADYFAEVEQAAFGTGVLVDGLDFSDDKLLQGRTFSYSDTQRYRVGTNYLQLPINAPKKPVATNQRGGQMEYRVDKGEHQNPHVNYEPSIIGGLKEATQAGKPHTPYVQGEVKREAIDRTNNFGQAGETYRRFHDWERDELIRNLVNTLKPCRKEIQERMIELCTACDADYGKRLAEGLRAGNGAEMDDTHRGPIGSTESESAVRQAEQMGHPSDPY, from the coding sequence ATGAACGAGAGCCATGAACCGACCAGCCAGCCGGAGAGTACCGATACGCTCACCAATCGTCAAGGTCACCCCGTCACGGACAACCAGAACGTCCGGACGGTAGGCAACCGTGGCCCTACCACGCTGGAAAATTACGACTTCCTGGAGAAGATCAGTCACTTCGACCGAGAGCGCATCCCCGAACGGGTCGTGCACGCGCGCGGCGCGGGCGCTCACGGTTATTTCGAAGCTTACGGTACGGTTGGCGATGAACCGATCTCCAAGTATACCCGTGCCAAGCTGTTCCAGGAGAAAGGCAAGCGCACCCCGGTATTTGCACGGTTTTCGACTGTGACTCATGCATCGGGATCGCCCGAGACGCTGCGCGATCCGCGGGGATTCGCCCTTAAGTTTTATACAGAGGACGGCAACTGGGACCTGGTTGGCAACAACCTGAAGGTGTTCTTCATCCGGGACCCGCTGAAATTCCCGGATTTGATTCATGCCTTCAAGCCGGACCCGGTTACCAATGTGCAGGACGGCGAGCGCATCTTCGATTTCATCTCGCAGTCGCCGGAAGCGATGCACATGATCACCTTCCTGTTTTCGCCATGGGGCATCCCCGCCAATTACCGGCACATGCAAGGGTCGGGCGTGCATGCGTACCGATGGGTGAATGAGGAAGGCAAGGCGGTGCTGGTCAAATATCACTTTGAACCGAAGCAGGGAATCAAAAACTTGACGCAGCAAGAGGCCGAGTACATCCAAGGCAAAAATTTCAACGTGGCCACTCAGGACTTGTACGAGGCTATCGAACGGGGAGACTACCCGGAGTGGGAAATGTACGTCCAGATCATGAGCGATGAAGAGCATCCGGAGCTGGACTTCGACCCGCTGGACCCGACCAAGCTGTGGTACAAGGAAGACTATCCTTGGCTGCCTGTCGGCAAGCTCGTGCTTAACCGGAACCCTGCCGATTACTTCGCAGAGGTCGAGCAGGCGGCGTTCGGCACCGGCGTGCTGGTAGATGGACTCGACTTCTCGGACGACAAGCTGCTTCAGGGCCGGACGTTCTCCTATTCGGACACCCAGCGCTATCGCGTTGGCACGAACTACTTGCAACTGCCGATTAACGCGCCGAAGAAACCCGTCGCCACGAATCAGCGCGGCGGGCAGATGGAGTATCGGGTGGACAAGGGCGAGCATCAGAACCCGCACGTCAATTACGAGCCATCCATCATCGGCGGGCTAAAAGAAGCGACGCAGGCAGGCAAGCCCCATACCCCCTATGTTCAGGGAGAAGTGAAGCGGGAGGCAATCGACCGCACGAACAATTTCGGCCAGGCTGGCGAGACATACCGCCGGTTTCATGATTGGGAGCGGGATGAGTTAATCCGCAATCTGGTCAATACGCTGAAGCCATGCCGCAAGGAAATTCAGGAGCGCATGATCGAGCTGTGCACAGCCTGCGATGCCGATTACGGCAAGCGGTTGGCGGAAGGCTTGCGCGCCGGGAACGGTGCAGAAATGGACGACACGCATCGCGGTCCGATCGGCTCGACCGAGTCTGAATCCGCTGTGCGGCAGGCAGAGCAGATGGGCCATCCCTCCGATCCCTACTAA
- a CDS encoding response regulator: protein MKAILIDDEKPALQHLERLLAADGRIHVSAAFTTVKEGLEYMRQAADRPAVVFLDIGMPEMNGLEAAACILTIDSAVSIVYVTAYAEYAVEAFEVHALDYLLKPVQPSRLFKSIDRIVAEAQRTPVRQAADQALEEPVIQCFKRLVVYREGDNVRLPVKWRTAKARELFALLLHHKGSWMDKDYLLETLWPEQDPEKAMTYLHTSVSQSRKLIRDGFPGSSLDFSLGSYRLNLDSRQTDVDEFLQLASLVKSVNSEQERGACERMIALYKGDYLEEHDYGWAKPKRDQLVQLYTQAVIATAKYETHTGRARLALSRLLPLQQKEPYSDELCRAMMEAYAYLGDSHALRQHYEEFSALLASELGVRPHERTETCYQQLRASLGQQEGQA from the coding sequence ATGAAAGCGATATTGATTGACGATGAAAAGCCGGCATTGCAACACTTGGAGCGCTTGTTGGCAGCTGATGGGCGGATCCATGTAAGTGCAGCCTTCACAACGGTGAAAGAGGGGCTGGAGTACATGAGGCAAGCCGCTGACCGGCCTGCAGTTGTTTTCCTGGATATCGGCATGCCGGAAATGAATGGCCTGGAGGCGGCAGCATGCATACTGACCATTGATTCGGCTGTAAGCATTGTCTATGTGACGGCTTATGCGGAATATGCTGTTGAAGCTTTCGAGGTTCACGCGCTGGACTATTTACTTAAGCCGGTGCAGCCTTCAAGGCTGTTCAAGTCGATCGATCGCATTGTGGCCGAGGCGCAGCGGACGCCTGTGCGGCAGGCTGCAGATCAAGCTTTGGAGGAGCCCGTGATCCAGTGCTTCAAACGCTTGGTCGTGTACAGGGAAGGGGATAACGTGCGCCTTCCGGTGAAATGGCGTACAGCTAAGGCGCGCGAATTGTTTGCGCTTCTGCTTCATCACAAGGGAAGCTGGATGGACAAGGACTATTTGCTGGAAACCTTGTGGCCGGAGCAAGATCCGGAGAAGGCGATGACGTATCTGCATACCTCTGTTTCGCAAAGCCGCAAGCTGATCCGAGACGGGTTTCCCGGGTCATCCCTGGACTTTTCCTTGGGCAGCTATCGCCTGAACCTGGACAGTCGGCAGACGGATGTGGATGAATTTCTGCAACTGGCTTCGCTGGTCAAATCCGTTAACAGCGAGCAGGAGCGCGGAGCTTGCGAGCGCATGATCGCCCTATACAAAGGGGATTACTTGGAGGAGCATGATTACGGTTGGGCGAAGCCCAAGCGAGACCAGTTGGTTCAGCTCTACACCCAGGCGGTGATTGCCACGGCAAAGTATGAGACTCACACAGGGCGGGCTCGATTGGCACTGAGCAGGCTGCTGCCGCTTCAGCAGAAGGAGCCCTACTCGGATGAACTGTGCCGGGCCATGATGGAGGCGTATGCCTATCTGGGAGACAGTCACGCACTGCGTCAGCACTATGAGGAGTTCTCGGCGCTTCTGGCGTCTGAACTCGGTGTGCGTCCGCACGAGCGGACAGAGACATGCTATCAGCAGCTGCGGGCTAGTCTGGGACAACAGGAAGGGCAGGCATGA